One Actinoplanes missouriensis 431 DNA segment encodes these proteins:
- a CDS encoding DUF1800 domain-containing protein, protein MTRRAVVGVAAAAGVATVLPVGTPAAAAAVTRPADFVPDDPQLHLLRRATFGPSPSSIAEIRKLGTTAWLERQLKPSSIPDKVADGLVARFPLARLGIAGIRNLVTARKLKQYSWDPMWQLGFSAVGRAIWSERQLFEVMVDFWSNHLNVTCPHGDVWDSRIDYDTAVIRTHALGSFAAMLKASARHPAMLTYLDNRFSSKTSPNENYGRELLELHTVGLAYTESDVKDAARLLTGLTVDNTTGKYRYDAAAHATGAVRILSFQNANATAAGGEKAALALLDYLALHPVTARRIVTKLCVRFVADDPPAELITALVKVYLDNKSAIVPVLRALFTSAAFAASAGAKTRTPLEDLAATVRILGYGPAPTGTKFLESLYAMARDAGHAPLSWAPPNGFPDVASAWASPSGLLIRWNFHLLIAAGWWPDTLVRPANLMTGMLGALPATYGALITQLGVRLLGMAPPAAHVTALAEFYGRTPASPLRADEPAAGWMFSYLMAMLLNSPTFALR, encoded by the coding sequence GTGACACGTCGCGCGGTCGTGGGCGTTGCCGCGGCAGCCGGCGTGGCCACGGTGCTTCCCGTCGGTACCCCCGCTGCCGCGGCCGCCGTGACCCGCCCGGCCGACTTCGTCCCCGACGACCCGCAGCTGCACCTGCTGCGCCGGGCCACGTTCGGCCCGAGCCCGTCGTCCATCGCGGAGATCCGCAAGCTGGGCACGACGGCCTGGCTGGAGCGTCAGCTGAAGCCGTCCTCGATCCCGGACAAGGTCGCCGACGGCCTGGTCGCCCGCTTCCCGCTGGCCCGGCTCGGCATCGCCGGAATCCGCAACCTGGTGACCGCCCGCAAGCTCAAGCAGTACAGCTGGGACCCGATGTGGCAGCTGGGCTTCTCGGCGGTGGGCCGGGCCATCTGGAGCGAGCGCCAGCTGTTCGAGGTGATGGTGGACTTCTGGAGCAACCACCTGAACGTCACCTGCCCGCACGGGGACGTGTGGGACAGCCGGATCGACTATGACACCGCCGTCATCCGTACCCATGCCCTGGGGTCCTTCGCCGCGATGCTCAAGGCGTCCGCGCGGCATCCGGCGATGCTCACCTACCTCGACAACCGGTTCTCCAGCAAGACCTCGCCGAACGAGAACTACGGCCGTGAGCTGCTGGAACTGCACACCGTGGGTCTGGCCTACACCGAGTCGGACGTCAAGGACGCGGCCCGGCTGCTGACCGGTCTGACCGTGGACAACACCACCGGGAAGTACCGGTACGACGCGGCCGCGCACGCCACCGGTGCGGTCCGGATCCTCTCCTTCCAGAACGCCAACGCGACGGCTGCCGGCGGGGAGAAGGCGGCTCTGGCGCTGCTCGACTACCTGGCCCTGCACCCGGTGACCGCGCGCCGGATCGTCACGAAACTCTGCGTCCGGTTCGTCGCCGACGACCCGCCGGCCGAGCTGATCACCGCTTTGGTCAAGGTCTACCTGGACAACAAGTCGGCGATCGTGCCGGTGCTCCGGGCGCTGTTCACCTCGGCCGCGTTCGCTGCCTCGGCCGGCGCCAAGACGCGGACGCCGCTGGAGGACCTGGCCGCGACGGTACGGATCCTCGGGTACGGACCGGCGCCCACCGGCACGAAGTTCCTGGAGAGCCTCTACGCGATGGCCCGTGACGCCGGCCACGCGCCGCTGTCCTGGGCGCCGCCGAACGGCTTCCCGGACGTGGCGAGCGCCTGGGCGTCACCGTCCGGCCTGCTGATCCGCTGGAACTTCCACCTCCTGATCGCGGCCGGCTGGTGGCCGGACACGCTGGTGCGCCCGGCGAACCTGATGACCGGGATGCTCGGGGCGCTGCCTGCCACGTACGGCGCGCTGATCACCCAGCTGGGCGTGCGGCTGCTCGGGATGGCGCCGCCGGCCGCGCACGTGACGGCGCTCGCCGAGTTCTACGGCAGGACGCCGGCGTCGCCGCTGAGAGCCGACGAACCGGCCGCCGGCTGGATGTTCTCGTACCTGATGGCGATGCTGCTCAACTCCCCGACGTTCGCGCTGCGATGA
- a CDS encoding spermidine synthase, translating to MAQRRASRRRVETVASGVAELAPDPDRDTAWTLLLDGAPQSHVDLADPTYLQFEYVRRMASAIDLVAPPGRPLRTLHLGGGALTLPRYIAATRPGSAQRVIEIDGPLVELVREALPLPPSAGIRVRVADAREAVEGMRDAGYDLVILDVFAGARTPAHLASAEFAQQVARVLDPAGWLIANVADGPPLKYARTQVATIRAALPQACLIADAGVLRGRRFGNLVVLAGRTAPPLAELSRRAAGDWFPGRVEDDLDRFAAGAVPVPDAAAVPSPQPPTGLFGNRK from the coding sequence ATGGCACAGCGCAGGGCGTCCCGGAGACGCGTGGAGACGGTCGCTTCCGGGGTCGCCGAGCTGGCGCCGGACCCGGATCGGGACACCGCCTGGACGCTGCTGCTGGACGGCGCGCCGCAGTCCCACGTCGACCTCGCCGACCCCACATACCTGCAGTTCGAGTACGTGCGCCGGATGGCCTCGGCGATCGACCTCGTCGCTCCGCCCGGCCGGCCGCTGCGCACGCTGCACCTGGGCGGCGGCGCGCTGACCCTGCCCCGGTACATCGCGGCCACCCGGCCCGGTTCCGCACAGCGGGTCATCGAGATCGACGGGCCGCTCGTCGAGCTGGTCCGCGAGGCGCTGCCGCTGCCGCCCTCGGCCGGCATCCGGGTCCGGGTCGCCGACGCGCGCGAGGCGGTGGAGGGCATGCGTGACGCCGGGTACGACCTGGTGATCCTGGACGTGTTCGCCGGCGCCCGCACCCCCGCGCACCTCGCCTCCGCCGAGTTCGCCCAGCAGGTGGCGCGGGTGCTCGACCCGGCCGGCTGGCTGATCGCCAACGTGGCCGACGGCCCGCCGCTGAAGTACGCCCGCACCCAGGTCGCCACGATTCGCGCCGCGCTGCCGCAGGCGTGCCTGATCGCTGACGCCGGAGTGCTGCGCGGCCGCCGGTTCGGCAACCTCGTGGTGCTCGCCGGGCGGACCGCGCCGCCGCTCGCCGAGCTGTCCCGGCGTGCCGCGGGAGACTGGTTCCCCGGCCGGGTGGAGGACGATCTGGATCGCTTCGCTGCGGGGGCCGTACCCGTGCCGGACGCCGCGGCGGTCCCCTCACCGCAACCACCGACCGGCCTGTTCGGTAACCGAAAGTAA
- a CDS encoding pentapeptide repeat-containing protein: MRLLAADCSRCAGLCCVAPAFAKSSDFAVNKPAGQPCRNLKDDFRCGIHEQLPQRGFPGCVVFDCFGAGQRITQETFGGQDWRSAPGIAGDMFAALPIVRQLHELMWYLTEALKLDEARRLHPELSAALEETDRLAAGSADLLRTLDVDAHRSRVNPLLRKASELARARFGRRRPDHSGAQLIGRRMRGADLRGASFRGALLIGADLRDADLRGADFTGADLRGTDLRGAKLVGVLFLTPSQRRAAVMDTDHT, encoded by the coding sequence GTGAGGCTTCTGGCCGCTGACTGCTCGCGCTGCGCCGGGCTCTGCTGTGTGGCGCCCGCGTTCGCCAAGTCGTCGGACTTCGCGGTGAACAAACCGGCCGGCCAGCCCTGCCGCAACCTGAAAGACGACTTTCGCTGCGGCATCCACGAGCAGCTGCCACAGCGTGGCTTCCCGGGGTGTGTGGTGTTCGACTGCTTCGGCGCGGGGCAGCGGATCACCCAGGAGACGTTCGGCGGGCAGGACTGGCGGTCGGCGCCGGGCATCGCGGGGGACATGTTCGCCGCGCTGCCGATCGTGCGGCAGCTGCACGAGCTGATGTGGTACCTCACCGAGGCGCTGAAGCTGGACGAGGCACGGCGCCTGCACCCGGAGCTCTCTGCCGCGCTCGAGGAGACCGACCGGCTCGCGGCAGGCAGCGCCGACCTGCTGCGGACGCTGGACGTGGACGCGCACCGCAGCCGGGTCAATCCGCTGCTGCGCAAGGCGAGCGAGCTGGCGCGTGCCCGGTTCGGCCGCCGCCGTCCGGATCACAGCGGCGCGCAGCTGATCGGCCGCCGGATGCGGGGCGCGGACCTGCGTGGAGCGAGCTTCCGCGGGGCACTACTGATCGGAGCGGATCTGCGTGACGCGGACCTGCGCGGAGCCGATTTCACCGGCGCGGACCTGCGCGGCACGGATCTACGCGGGGCGAAACTTGTGGGCGTGCTCTTTCTCACCCCGTCGCAGCGTCGTGCGGCAGTGATGGACACCGATCACACATAG
- a CDS encoding UPF0182 family membrane protein, protein MVMRNSPLPRMSRRGRVTVGVLVGVFILFTLLGWGIDAYTDYLWFSEVDFTNVFSGVLITRLLLFLAIGAVMALVVGANLYLAYRLRPLLRPHSAEQATLERYRMILAPRLGTWVTVVSLIVGFFAGLSAQSRWADWMLFRNGGPFGVQDPEFKVDVSFYIFEYPLLRYLLGVGFTAVVLSVLGSLAVHYIFGGVRLQGVGDRMTTAARAHLTTLVAIFVLLKAVAYVLDRRALLLEQHVSPGLYGAGYTDVNALLPAKEILAYISVVVAIAIIVFSNAVMRNLVWPGVSLALLAISAVAIGGIYPLAVQNFQVKPSLSDKEAPYIKRSIDSTREAFGLESTAVTQYTAASGSPPANLAENSSAQNVRLIDPQLVSQAFTQSQQSRGFYDFGAKLDVDRYTIDGKTQDYVVGAREINDEKLTAQQRNWLNRHTVYTHGYGLVAAPANQVCGTGLPYFVSGFLGSNTGQGNCSAQTDEIKAEQPRIYYGEQSTEYVIVGQENDEKKVEFDRPQEQNSDASELYTYEGEGGVPIGSFFRRAVFAIKNTESNFLLSDAVNSKSRLMYIRNPRDRVEKVAPFLTIDGDPYPAVVGGKIVWILDGYTTAQTYPYAQKINLATETRDELTGQGSFALARDDVNYMRNSVKATVDAYDGTVTLYEFDEKDPVLKAWNKAFGGDLIVPKAEIPADLSSHFRYPADLFKVQRNLLTKFHVTDPQTFFSGNDFWEVPNAPDAPQNGVKQPPFYLNVKLPEQEETRFQLTAGVTPANRENMAALISGSYVDGLPKLEILELPDDTVVSGPVQVHQRMVNNANVASDLALLSRQGQATVLYGNLISLPLEKDILYVEPVYVRSNSQANAAPLLQKVLMSYGDGGTYVVLEDNLTKGLQALAELGRTSGTPSTGTPSTPTTPGTNPSTPPTTPPVVTGDVAQAAAAVDKAIEDLKAAQQAGDFVKQGEALKALDDAVNRFQQLQAAEASTPPPAAPSVAPSASAGS, encoded by the coding sequence TTGGTCATGCGTAACAGTCCTCTACCGAGGATGAGCCGGCGCGGTCGCGTCACCGTCGGCGTCCTGGTCGGGGTATTCATACTCTTCACGCTGCTCGGATGGGGCATCGACGCGTACACCGACTACTTGTGGTTCTCCGAGGTCGACTTCACGAACGTCTTCTCCGGAGTCCTGATCACCAGGCTGCTGCTGTTCCTGGCGATCGGTGCGGTGATGGCCCTGGTGGTCGGCGCCAACCTGTACCTCGCGTACCGGTTGCGGCCACTGCTGCGCCCGCACTCCGCGGAACAGGCCACCCTGGAGCGTTACCGGATGATCCTGGCGCCCCGCCTGGGCACCTGGGTCACCGTGGTGAGCTTGATCGTCGGCTTCTTCGCCGGCCTCTCCGCGCAGAGCCGCTGGGCCGACTGGATGCTGTTCCGCAACGGCGGGCCCTTCGGCGTCCAGGACCCCGAGTTCAAGGTGGATGTCTCCTTCTACATCTTCGAGTACCCGCTGCTGCGGTACCTGCTGGGCGTCGGCTTCACCGCCGTCGTGCTGTCGGTGCTCGGCTCGCTCGCCGTGCACTACATCTTCGGCGGTGTGCGGCTGCAGGGCGTCGGGGACCGGATGACCACCGCGGCCCGGGCACACCTCACCACGCTGGTGGCGATCTTCGTCCTGCTCAAGGCGGTGGCGTACGTGCTGGACCGGCGCGCGCTCCTGCTGGAGCAGCACGTGTCGCCGGGGCTGTACGGCGCCGGTTACACCGACGTCAACGCGCTGCTGCCGGCCAAGGAGATCCTGGCGTACATCTCGGTCGTGGTCGCCATCGCGATCATCGTGTTCTCCAACGCGGTGATGCGGAACCTGGTCTGGCCCGGCGTCTCCCTGGCGCTGCTCGCCATCTCGGCCGTCGCGATCGGCGGCATCTACCCGCTCGCCGTGCAGAACTTCCAGGTCAAGCCGAGCCTGTCGGACAAGGAAGCGCCGTACATCAAACGGTCGATCGACTCGACACGCGAGGCCTTCGGCCTGGAGTCGACGGCCGTCACGCAGTACACCGCGGCCAGCGGCAGCCCACCGGCCAACCTCGCCGAGAACAGCAGCGCGCAGAACGTCCGGCTGATCGACCCGCAGCTGGTCTCCCAGGCGTTCACCCAGTCGCAGCAGTCCCGGGGCTTCTACGACTTCGGCGCGAAACTGGACGTCGACCGCTACACGATCGACGGCAAGACCCAGGACTACGTCGTCGGCGCCCGCGAGATCAACGACGAGAAACTGACCGCGCAGCAGCGCAACTGGCTGAACCGGCACACCGTCTACACCCACGGCTACGGCCTGGTGGCGGCGCCGGCCAACCAGGTCTGCGGCACCGGCCTGCCGTACTTCGTCTCCGGCTTCCTCGGCAGCAACACCGGCCAGGGCAACTGCTCGGCGCAGACCGACGAGATCAAGGCCGAGCAGCCGCGGATCTACTACGGCGAGCAGTCCACCGAGTACGTGATCGTCGGCCAGGAGAACGACGAGAAGAAGGTCGAGTTCGACCGGCCGCAGGAGCAGAACAGCGACGCCTCGGAGCTCTACACCTACGAGGGTGAGGGCGGCGTGCCGATCGGCTCGTTCTTCCGGCGCGCGGTCTTCGCGATCAAGAACACCGAGAGCAACTTCCTGCTCTCCGACGCGGTGAACTCGAAGTCGCGGCTGATGTACATCCGCAACCCGCGGGACCGCGTCGAGAAGGTCGCGCCGTTCCTCACCATCGACGGCGACCCGTACCCGGCCGTCGTCGGCGGCAAGATCGTCTGGATCCTGGACGGTTACACGACGGCGCAGACCTACCCGTACGCGCAGAAGATCAACCTGGCGACCGAGACGCGTGACGAACTGACCGGTCAGGGCTCGTTCGCCCTCGCCCGGGACGACGTCAACTACATGCGCAACTCGGTGAAGGCCACCGTCGACGCGTACGACGGCACCGTCACCCTCTACGAGTTCGACGAGAAGGACCCGGTCCTCAAGGCGTGGAACAAGGCGTTCGGCGGCGACCTGATCGTGCCGAAGGCGGAGATCCCGGCCGACCTCTCCTCGCACTTCCGCTACCCGGCCGACCTGTTCAAGGTGCAGCGCAACCTGCTGACCAAGTTCCACGTCACCGACCCGCAGACGTTCTTCTCCGGCAACGACTTCTGGGAGGTCCCGAACGCGCCGGACGCGCCACAGAACGGGGTCAAGCAGCCACCGTTCTACCTGAACGTGAAACTCCCCGAGCAGGAGGAGACACGGTTCCAGCTCACCGCCGGCGTCACACCGGCGAACCGGGAGAACATGGCGGCGCTGATCTCCGGTTCGTACGTGGACGGCCTGCCCAAGCTGGAGATCCTCGAACTACCCGACGACACCGTCGTCTCCGGCCCGGTCCAGGTCCATCAACGGATGGTCAACAACGCGAACGTCGCCTCCGACCTCGCGCTGCTGAGCAGACAGGGGCAGGCCACCGTCCTCTACGGCAACCTGATCTCCCTGCCGCTGGAGAAGGACATCCTGTACGTCGAGCCGGTCTACGTGCGGAGCAACAGCCAGGCCAACGCGGCCCCGCTGCTGCAGAAGGTCCTGATGTCCTACGGCGACGGCGGCACCTACGTCGTCCTCGAGGACAACCTCACCAAGGGCCTGCAGGCACTGGCCGAACTGGGCCGCACCAGCGGCACGCCGAGCACAGGCACACCAAGCACACCCACCACACCGGGTACGAACCCCAGCACACCGCCGACCACGCCACCCGTGGTCACCGGTGACGTGGCCCAGGCCGCCGCGGCCGTCGACAAGGCGATCGAGGACCTGAAGGCCGCCCAGCAGGCCGGCGACTTCGTCAAGCAGGGTGAGGCCCTGAAGGCACTCGACGACGCCGTCAACCGCTTCCAGCAGCTCCAGGCCGCGGAAGCCAGCACCCCGCCGCCGGCGGCGCCCTCCGTGGCCCCGTCCGCCAGCGCCGGAAGCTGA